From the genome of Papaver somniferum cultivar HN1 chromosome 2, ASM357369v1, whole genome shotgun sequence, one region includes:
- the LOC113352867 gene encoding probable aminotransferase TAT2 produces the protein MSSLNNGAAGKKFVRRNEKLKASTNISIGGALDILRSHLNVKDERPTIPLGHGDPSPFGCFRTTHVADDALSNAVKSAKFNSYVPVGGILPARRSVAEYLSRDLPYKLSPEEVFLTSGCRQAIEVIISVLSYPGANILIPKPGYPHYDGCASANNLEIRHFDLLPEKAWEIDIEAVEALSDQNTVAIVVINPGNPCGNVYTYDHLKKVAETAKRLGIRVIADEVYGHLTFGSNPFIPMGVFGSTVPVFTLGSISKRWSVPGWRLGWLVITDPNGFLKQAEIPSSIKQYLNMSNNPASVIQGAVPRILENTPEDFFKNIISLLREALDICAEEIKEITCITLLHKSQGSIFVMIKLNTSLLKDITDDLDFCIKLAKEESVIILPGVVLGLKNWLRITFSIDIPSLKDALRRIKSFCDRHAKPQ, from the exons ATGAGCTCTCTAAACAATGGAGCTGCAGGCAAGAAATTTGTTAGACGTAATGAGAAACTTAAAGCCAGTACAAACATTTCAATAGGAGGAGCTCTTGATATTCTGAGAAGTCATTTGAATGTAAAAGATGAAAGACCAACTATTCCTCTTGGTCATGGCGATCCTTCTCCTTTCGGTTGTTTTAGGACTACGCATGTTGCTGATGATGCACTAAGTAATGCAGTTAAATCTGCCAAGTTCAATTCCTATGTTCCTGTTGGTGGCATTCTTCCGGCTAGAAG ATCAGTAGCTGAATATTTATCTCGTGATCTTCCATACAAATTATCCCCGGAGGAAGTTTTTCTCACAAGCGGTTGTCGACAGGCAATTGAAGTTATAATATCCGTCTTATCTTATCCTGGTGCAAATATATTAATACCAAAACCTGGGTACCCCCATTATGATGGTTGTGCTTCTGCTAACAATCTCGAAATCAGGCATTTCGATCTTCTACCTGAGAAGGCTTGGGAGATTGATATTGAGGCTGTTGAAGCTCTTTCCGATCAAAATACAGTAGCAATTGTGGTCATAAATCCTGGAAATCCATGTGGAAACGTATACACGTACGATCATTTGAAGAAG GTGGCTGAAACTGCAAAAAGGCTTGGAATCCGGGTGATTGCTGATGAAGTTTATGGTCATCTCACCTTCGGGAGTAACCCTTTTATTCCAATGGGAGTATTTGGATCCACAGTTCCTGTTTTTACTCTTGGGTCCATATCAAAGAGATGGTCAGTGCCGGGTTGGCGACTTGGCTGGCTCGTCATTACGGACCCAAATGGTTTTCTGAAACAGGCAGAG ATTCCTAGTTCCATAAAGCAATACCTCAATATGAGCAATAATCCAGCAAGTGTTATTCAG GGAGCAGTTCCTCGAATTCTTGAGAATACACCGGAagatttttttaaaaatattattagttTGCTTCGTGAAGCTCTTGATATTTGCGCCGAGGAAATAAAGGAGATAACTTGCATTACATTGCTCCATAAGTCACAAGGATCCATATTCGTAATG ATAAAGTTGAACACTTCACTCCTCAAGGACATTACCGATGATTTGGATTTCTGCATTAAGTTGGCCAAAGAGGAATCTGTTATTATTCTCCCAG GCGTTGTACTGGGTCTCAAAAATTGGCTCCGGATAACATTTTCCATTGATATACCTTCTCTTAAAGACGCGTTAAGGAGGATAAAATCATTTTGTGACAGGCATGCCAAGCCACAGTAG